A genome region from Cryptosporidium parvum Iowa II chromosome 8, whole genome shotgun sequence includes the following:
- a CDS encoding signal peptide, possible ER retention motif — translation MNFPYFFWIIFSILICKVRLEVVIENEDPKADMSALEHLDSSFMQDRGSVGIENLSSNIDLSAGFADNEAQDNSNLSMDKPIEGIDNEKFSIEGLDTNDGFEEVKDSSFQNQLDIEENKNSDHSVGNGIYSEDSILNGSFESKSVDLNDVDKVSAENNLNDKFENLSFSDKSVGGFDEQGKNNDFPEIEENQKDFSSVGKDFSLANKESGEENLPGEYTSTTVVERMDSDQQDSRSSMFRESTLPTPPPQTTESTEVTGGGGGGGNGNGGGFPNTSTSVPTETTTGSGGSGGGSGGGSGGGNGGGSGGGNGGGSGGSGGDGDQNQVGRLNFYDILYEL, via the coding sequence ATGAATTTCCCTTACTTTTTCTGgattatattttcaatattgatTTGCAAAGTTAGATTAGAGGTTGTCATAGAGAATGAAGACCCAAAAGCGGATATGAGTGCACTGGAACATTTAGATTCAAGCTTCATGCAAGACAGAGGGAGTGTGGGGATTGAGAATTTGAGttctaatattgatttatcTGCAGGTTTTGCAGATAATGAAGCACAGGATAATTCGAATTTAAGCATGGATAAACCAATTGAGGGGATTGATAATGAGAAGTTTTCTATCGAAGGTTTGGATACAAATGATGGTTTTGAAGAAGTAAAAGATTCAAGTTTCCAAAATCAGCTTGATATTgaggaaaataaaaatagtgATCATTCAGTAGGAAATGGTATATATTCAGAAGATAGTATTTTGAATGGAAGCTTTGAGAGTAAGTCAGTTGATTTGAACGATGTAGATAAAGTTTCAGCAGAAAAcaatttaaatgataaatttgaaaatttgagCTTTTCAGATAAAAGTGTTGGAGGTTTTGATGAGCAGGgcaaaaataatgattttcCTGAAATAGAAGAGAACCAGAAAGATTTTTCCAGCGTTGGAAAAGATTTTTCATTAGCAAATAAAGAATCAGGTGAAGAAAATTTACCCGGGGAATACACCTCAACAACAGTAGTGGAAAGAATGGACTCAGATCAACAAGATTCTCGGTCTAGCATGTTTCGAGAAAGCACTCTTCCAACTCCGCCTCCACAAACAACTGAATCCACAGAAGTGACTGGTGGTGGTGGTGGTGGGGGAAATGGCAATGGAGGAGGATTCCCAAACACTTCAACATCTGTACCAACAGAAACAACAACAGGTTCCGGAGGTAGTGGAGGGGGTAGTGGAGGAGGTAGTGGAGGAGGTAATGGAGGAGGTAGTGGAGGAGGTAATGGAGGAGGTAGTGGAGGCAGTGGAGGCGATGGCGATCAAAACCAAGTGGGTAGGTTAAATTTTTATGATATTCTATACGAACTCTga
- a CDS encoding Uba3p like ubiquitin activating enzyme E1: KFGEFFFVKFLLKLIAPPQLSTFSFIYTPQHGKAIMNSECKTLEKDIGLAYCKVLLVGVGGIGTEILRCLIFSGFRRIDIVDYDYVEVSNISRQLFFNLGDEGKSKVHVLAANATNHFKSAKGLEIKPFHSDISDFFSKFNVTPSDYKIILSGLDNIHARRTLNAIVMTQSSPQAYPILLDSGTEGFNGHSRIIIPGETSCYECTMGLNVQDTNFPLCEIKEFPRTPIHCIAYANFIYEEDEQDNEDFKNHKILKIYQLAQEHAKSFGIQGVTLELTKQIIGNIFPTLLSTNTIIASSVVSQAIKYLRGSGQAKNLKNYFMYYGQTGIYSSCFEIHKDENCIFCKI; encoded by the coding sequence AAATTTGGggagtttttttttgtaaagTTTCTCCTTAAATTAATTGCTCCCCCTCAACTTTCTACTTTCAGTTTTATTTATACCCCACAACATGGAAAGGCAATTATGAATAGTGAATGCAAGACTTTAGAAAAAGATATAGGTCTTGCTTATTGTAAAGTACTCTTGGTGGGTGTTGGAGGAATTGGAACAGAAATCCTTAGATGTCTGATATTCTCCGGATTTAGACGAATTGATATCGTTGACTATGACTACGTTGAAGTCTCCAATATTTCCAGACAACTATTTTTCAACCTTGGAGATGAAGGAAAGTCCAAGGTGCATGTTTTGGCGGCAAACGCAACAAACCACTTCAAGTCAGCAAAAGGATTAGAAATCAAGCCTTTTCATTCTGACATTTCCGACTTTTTCTCAAAGTTCAATGTGACCCCATCCGACTACAAAATCATTCTTTCTGGTTTGGATAATATTCATGCAAGAAGGACATTGAATGCTATAGTAATGACGCAATCTAGTCCTCAAGCTTATCCAATACTATTAGATAGTGGTACTGAAGGATTTAATGGCCATTCTAGAATCATTATTCCGGGAGAAACATCCTGCTATGAATGTACAATGGGACTCAACGTCCAAGATACTAACTTTCCACTCTGTGAAATCAAAGAATTCCCTAGAACACCTATTCATTGTATAGCATATGcaaattttatatatgaGGAAGATGAACAAGACAATGAGGACTTTAAAAATCACAAAATTCTTAAGATTTATCAACTAGCACAAGAACATGCAAAATCTTTTGGAATTCAGGGAGTCACTTTAGAATTAACAAAAcaaattattggaaatatcTTCCCAACACTTCTTTCTACAAATACAATTATTGCATCCTCTGTGGTTTCCCAGGCCATTAAGTATCTAAGAGGCTCTGGACAAGCCAAGAACCTTAAAAACTATTTTATGTATTATGGTCAAACAGGTATATATTCATCCTGCTTTGAAATTCACAAAGACGAAAACTGTATTTTTTGTAAGATATAA
- a CDS encoding secreted protein, signal peptide — translation MRWLHLIVIFIQLSWVFGTESQNAKHRISVLFEDIGSEVRLFGSPKTTLGQALVSFFQSRMEKEKGLSSYNYVLKSTGSEIPTETPISVISSDDLVMAIPNKNEASGSENLNEANLGETNGGNKNKNSSKYVELSPDDAHLRVTLPDGIVEDIIIKRQRTIGNLKDKVMKDFGITGNYDISDGERILPRTSTVDELGLEDLESPLFLVKSSSSHNGSSQKKERAQVIGSESSMVDDDYPSYNTGIAEGGITRHQSQAARGFGSGIPGDYILKTVKIKLYFLAKRVNVAYSTLYSRTGSDLIYDINMQKNIPVNKIRLGIMKEGNPYPVNIGIDSPEAELSLYELGIRNGDVVIVAGPETNFSRTELPFRKGSRFKIYLSCQDAPHSQKRFSVEVWENTSIDSIRVALSGPLRVPFSEIDLEVEDIDINGQVVMWRRLRGYNLSQLNIVADTELFVRTGPYKYVTLQPSYFNRLTGKHEIPMDVRIRFDDFSGFDLLLGVYPSTTIKQLKRLIAWRRSYIPSSIHLEIIGIDRRMMPTSLIPSNDLLTLRKLRIIPGIIFRVKLSGSPIEPSTIPVEDINDKEYVDGTQKVAESGKPTMTLNIMIINRDLAPVQIVCFPTTKIKSIIASISKRRNIPLGTIRLYSEKQLENGALYRRYYEKLPEKTVEESKITRGMELFVEVMEEVKKDDTGNIIRDGMVNLIVKWDDGSTCNIPVPLSSKLSQFRGTLAGLKGTNPESVTLSRKLGGEKAHKMINIDASIDSYKLKDGDMIEVAVDSNGEVDSSTSGGESSSDIGSQRLTGLRFSWPDGTTVVTSGRGSKKLGDVKTFLAERRGNDPKTVAIYFSSGRKLVGDDKTLSELGVQSDMQFWVETDALHWENPNDPVRFVIRNTDTLWSTVVFISPDAYVTATIKDLIEEYKSKSMIPREANVQILGFEGIQETDLLSKYEDDERIRHLLVEIKLPSESGLMGAISGEPENPTQPIDKLKQIINWDGPVKFTPTQKRGPFSAKAETTEIQVMMPVAAFIRPRLVVDEALLQAFGEIADSELNERIFGPAGKKISSKNREQLVAKMASTRRAAYILHVICSLNNLSTDKFMMITQSKPPFEARKCTKHLALGLDKHYRYARGVLGKRPIRYKKAVKALRNAKKEFTKAYSYVVKNSSKMARIIKRKSKKNGNIPDQDFLNALALSGKMKYEKKQQVDVNMQNLYTVLKPVATQQDIDESLKRERETSRILHIGE, via the coding sequence ATGAGGTGGTTACACCTTattgtaatatttattcaattaagTTGGGTATTTGGTACAGAAAGTCAAAATGCAAAGCATAGAATAAGTGTTTTATTTGAGGATATTGGTTCTGAGGTGAGATTATTTGGTTCTCCAAAGACGACTTTAGGACAAGCATTAGTATCTTTTTTCCAGTCTAGAATGGAAAAAGAGAAAGGACTTTCATCATATAATTACGTCTTGAAGTCAACAGGTTCAGAGATTCCAACAGAAACTCCCATATCTGTAATATCATCAGATGATTTGGTAATGGcaattccaaataaaaatgaagcATCTGGATCAGAAAACTTGAATGAAGCAAACCTGGGAGAAACCAACGGCGGaaacaaaaacaaaaattcttcaaaatatgTGGAGTTGTCACCTGATGATGCTCATTTGAGAGTAACATTGCCTGACGGTATTGTTGaagatataataataaaaaggcAACGTACAATAGGTAATCTAAAAGATAAAGTTATGAAAGACTTTGGTATCACAGGTAATTACGATATTTCGGATGGGGAGAGAATATTACCAAGAACTTCAACGGTTGATGAGTTAGGATTGGAAGATTTGGAATCTCCATTATTTTTGGTAAAAAGTAGTTCATCACATAATGGAAGTAGtcaaaagaaagaaagagCTCAAGTCATAGGTAGCGAAAGCTCTATGGTTGATGATGATTATCCATCATATAATACAGGAATAGCTGAAGGAGGAATAACTCGTCACCAAAGTCAAGCAGCTAGAGGATTTGGGAGTGGAATCCCAGGGGATTACATTTTGAAGACAGTCAAAATTAAGCTATATTTTTTAGCAAAAAGAGTGAATGTTGCTTATTCAACATTGTACAGTCGAACAGGTTCAGATTTAATATATGATATTAATATGCAAAAGAATATTCCGGTTAATAAGATCAGATTAGGGATAATGAAAGAAGGGAATCCATACCCAGTAAATATTGGAATAGATTCTCCAGAAGCAGAGCTATCTTTATACGAGCTGGGAATAAGAAATGGGGATGTGGTTATTGTTGCAGGCCCAGAAACAAACTTTTCAAGGACCGAGTTACCATTTAGAAAAGGAAGTAGATTTAAGATTTATCTAAGTTGTCAAGATGCACCACATTCTCAAAAAAGATTTTCTGTCGAAGTTTGGGAAAATACTTCAATAGATTCAATAAGAGTTGCACTATCAGGACCGTTAAGAGTTCCATTTTCCGAAATTGATTTGGAAGTTGAagatattgatattaaCGGACAAGTTGTAATGTGGAGAAGATTAAGAGGTTACAATTTAAGTCAGTTGAATATTGTAGCAGATACTGAATTGTTTGTAAGAACTGGACCATATAAGTATGTAACTTTACAACCATCATACTTTAATAGGTTAACAGGAAAGCATGAAATTCCAATGGATGTTAGGATAAGGTTTGATGATTTTTCAggatttgatttattattgggGGTTTATCCTTCTACTACtattaaacaattaaaaCGTTTAATAGCTTGGAGAAGAAGCTATATTCCGAGTTCCATACACTTAGAGATTATTGGAATTGATAGAAGAATGATGCCAACATCATTAATTCCATCCAATGACTTGCTTACTTTAAGAAAGTTAAGAATAATACCAGGAATTATCTTTAGAGTAAAGTTATCAGGCTCACCAATTGAGCCTTCCACAATTCCAGTTGAGGACATTAATGATAAAGAGTATGTTGATGGTACTCAGAAAGTGGCTGAAAGTGGAAAACCAACAATGactttgaatattatgATCATTAATAGGGATTTAGCCCCTGTACAAATTGTATGTTTCCCTACTACAAAGATCAAATCAATCATTGCAAGTATTTCAAAGAGGAGAAATATTCCTTTGGGAACAATTAGATTATATTCAGAGAAGCAACTGGAGAATGGAGCTTTATATAGAAGGTATTATGAAAAGTTACCAGAAAAAACTGTGGAAGAATCAAAGATTACAAGAGGAATGGAACTGTTTGTGGAAGTCATGGAAGAAGttaaaaaagatgatactggaaatattattagagaTGGAATGGTAAATTTGATCGTCAAATGGGATGATGGATCAACATGTAACATTCCTGTTCCATTATCATCCAAGTTAAGTCAGTTTAGGGGGACTTTAGCAGGCTTAAAGGGAACTAATCCAGAATCTGTTACATTAAGTCGTAAATTGGGAGGAGAAAAAGCTCATAAAATGATCAATATTGACGCTTCCATAGACtcatataaattaaaagatgGTGATATGATCGAAGTAGCAGTTGATTCTAATGGAGAAGTTGATTCCAGCACTTCTGGAGGAGAGTCTTCCTCAGATATTGGATCACAAAGGTTAACAGGATTAAGATTTTCATGGCCAGATGGAACAACTGTTGTTACCTCTGGTAGGGGATCAAAGAAACTGGGAGATGTTAAGACTTTCTTAGCAGAAAGACGAGGAAATGATCCAAAGACTGTTGCAATCTATTTCTCAAGCGGAAGAAAGTTAGTTGGTGATGATAAGACTTTATCAGAGTTGGGAGTGCAATCAGATATGCAATTCTGGGTAGAGACTGATGCATTACATTGGGAGAATCCTAATGACCCAGTAAGGTTTGTTATAAGAAATACAGACACTTTATGGTCAACAGTAGTATTTATCTCACCTGATGCATACGTAACTGCAACTATTAAAGATTTGATTGAAGAGTATAAATCCAAGTCAATGATTCCGAGGGAAGCAAATGTTCAAATCTTAGGTTTTGAAGGAATTCAAGAAACTGATTTATTGTCAAAGTATGAGGATGATGAGAGGATTAGACATTTATTGGTTGAAATTAAGCTACCAAGTGAGTCAGGATTAATGGGAGCAATATCTGGAGAACCTGAAAATCCTACTCAACCAATTGACAAATTGAagcaaattattaattgggATGGACCTGTTAAGTTCACTCCAACTCAAAAGAGAGGACCATTTTCTGCAAAGGCAGAAACTACTGAGATTCAAGTCATGATGCCAGTTGCAGCCTTTATTCGTCCAAGATTAGTTGTTGATGAGGCTTTATTACAAGCATTTGGAGAAATTGCTGATTCTGAATTGAATGAAAGAATATTTGGTCCAGCAGGAAAGAAAATTTCATCCAAAAACAGAGAACAGTTAGTTGCAAAAATGGCATCAACAAGAAGAGCTGCGTATATATTACACGTCATTTGttctttaaataacttATCCACTGACAAGTTTATGATGATTACTCAATCTAAACCACCATTTGAAGCTAGAAAGTGTACAAAACATTTAGCTTTAGGGTTGGATAAACACTATAGATATGCAAGAGGAGTTTTGGGAAAGAGACCAATCCGTTATAAAAAGGCTGTAAAAGCTTTAAGGAATGCAAAGAAGGAGTTTACTAAAGCTTATTCATATGTTGTTAAgaattcatcaaaaatGGCTAGGATTATAAAGAGAAAAAGCAAGAAGAATGGAAACATTCCAGACCAAGACTTCTTAAATGCTTTGGCATTGTCAGGAAAGATGAAGtatgaaaaaaaacaacAAGTTGATGTTAATATGCAGAACTTATATACAGTTTTAAAACCTGTTGCAACTCAACAGGATATTGATGAATCGCTTAAGAGGGAAAGAGAGACTTCAAGGATTTTGCATATTGgtgaataa